The following proteins come from a genomic window of Salvia hispanica cultivar TCC Black 2014 chromosome 4, UniMelb_Shisp_WGS_1.0, whole genome shotgun sequence:
- the LOC125222890 gene encoding WRKY transcription factor 22-like has product MEDDWDLHAIVRGCAALTAPSPAAATNNNTRSFESLHTHNFSVSSFQDLLQPRRNDVVPQDLYQPFFPKSQIPFSLPISQDPPQTQTQQPFSVSNAPKITASHTPTPRPKRRKCYNKKVCHVAAENLSSDVWSWRKYGQKPIKGSPYPRGYYRCSTSKGCMARKQVERNKSDPGMFIVTYTAEHNHPMPTHRNSLAGSTRHKPAEPPASKNSSLSPSESLSPVPEKLESSREEDLADDEDDAVFSVADMALDDDFFAGLEDFTAGSAHLQFPWLSTSAKTTTTAGGR; this is encoded by the exons ATGGAGGATGACTGGGATCTCCACGCCATCGTCAGAGGCTGCGCCGCCCTCACCGCCCCCTCCCCCGCAGCAGCAACGAACAACAACACCAGATCCTTTGAATCTCTCCATACTCATAACTTCTCGGTCTCTTCCTTCCAAGATCTGCTCCAGCCCAGACGAAACGACGTCGTTCCACAAGATCTCTACCAACCCTTTTTCCCCAAATCCCAAATCCCTTTTTCTTTGCCGATTTCGCAAGATCCGCCGCAAACGCAAACGCAGCAGCCTTTCTCTGTTTCGAATGCCCCAAAAATCACTGCTTCTCACACTCCCACCCCAAGGCCCAAAAGAAG AAAGTGCTACAACAAGAAggtttgccacgtggcagccgAGAATCTATCTTCCGACGTGTGGTCGTGGAGAAAATACGGGCAGAAACCAATCAAAGGCTCTCCATATCCAAG GGGTTATTACAGATGCAGCACCTCAAAAGGCTGTATGGCGAGGAAGCAAGTGGAGCGGAATAAATCCGACCCGGGAATGTTCATCGTGACCTACACGGCGGAGCACAACCACCCCATGCCCACCCACCGCAACTCCCTCGCCGGCAGCACCCGCCACAAGCCGGCTGAGCCTCCCGCCTCCAAGAATTCCTCTCTCTCACCGTCCGAGAGCCTCTCGCCGGTGCCGGAGAAGCTGGAGAGCAGCAGAGAGGAGGATTTAGCCGACGACGAAGACGACGCCGTTTTTAGCGTTGCGGACATGGCTTTGGATGACGATTTCTTCGCCGGTTTGGAGGATTTCACGGCTGGCTCCGCCCACTTGCAGTTCCCGTGGCTGTCCACTAGCGCTAaaaccaccaccaccgccggCGGCCGTTGA
- the LOC125222889 gene encoding 3-methyl-2-oxobutanoate hydroxymethyltransferase 1, mitochondrial, with amino-acid sequence MFSSLCKTLRSSSVTKRRDSPHSILRWLSNIPENTVYGGPMPQNPSQRVTLTNIRQKHRRGEPITMVTAYDYPSAVHLDTAGIDVCLVGDSASMVVHGHDTTLPITLDEMLVHCRAVARGAKRPLLVGDLPFGTYESSTQQAVDTAVRVLKEGGMDAIKLEGGAPSRITAAKGIVEAGIAVIGHVGLTPQAISVLGGFRPQGRNIDSAVKVVETSMALQEAGCFAVVLECVPPPVAAAATSALQIPTIGIGAGPFCSGQVLVYHDLLGMLQHPHHAKVTPKFCKHYAHVGEAINKALSEYRDEVTSGAFPGTAHSPYKIGAADTEGFLQALEKLGLSDAASAAADAASKMEAQMK; translated from the exons ATGTTTTCTTCCCTCTGTAAAACCCTCCGCAGTTCCTCCGTCACCAAACGCCGCGATTCTCCGCACTCCATTCTCCGCTGGCTCAGCAACATCCCGGAAAACACCGTCTACGGCGGCCCGATGCCACAGAACCCTAGCCAGCGCGTCACGCTCACTAACATCCGGCAGAAGCACAGGAGGGGCGAGCCTATAACCATGGTCACGGCCTACGACTACCCCTCGGCGGTGCATTTGGACACCGCTGGCATCGACGTTTGCTTGGTCGGCGACTCCGCTTCCATGGTCGTTCACGGCCACGACACCACCCTCCCCATCACGCTCGATGAGATGCTCGTCCACTGCCGCGCCGTGGCTCGTGGCGCCAAGCGCCCCCTGCTCGTCGGGGACTTGCCGTTCGGAACCTACGAGTCCAGCACTCAACAG GCAGTTGATACGGCTGTGAGGGTACTGAAGGAGGGAGGAATGGATGCAATCAAATTGGAAGGGGGCGCGCCTTCAAGGATCACAGCAGCTAAAGGTATTGTTGAAGCTGGTATTGCGGTGATCGGCCACGTGGGGCTCACACCGCAGGCGATCAGTGTTCTTGGAGGGTTCAGACCTCAAGGCAGAAACATCGATAGTGCAGTCAAG GTTGTGGAGACTTCAATGGCATTGCAAGAAGCAGGATGCTTTGCTGTAGTGTTGGAATGTGTTCCTCCACCGGTGGCGGCTGCAGCAACATCGGCGCTTCAGATTCCCACCATCGGCATTGGGGCTGGACCCTTTTGTAGTGGCCAA GTTCTAGTGTACCATGATCTGCTTGGAATGCTACAACACCCTCACCATGCCAAG GTCACTCCCAAGTTCTGTAAACATTATGCCCATGTAGGAGAAGCCATCAACAAGGCTCTTTCAGAATACCGGGATGAAGTAACGAGTGGGGCTTTCCCTGGCACAGCTCACAGCCCTTACAAGATTGGAGCTGCTGACACTGAAGGCTTCCTACAAGCATTGGAGAAGCTAGGTTTGAGTGACGCAGCATCTGCAGCAGCTGATGCGGCTTCAAAGATGGAAGCCCAAATGAAGTGA